TGATCACCATGAACTACGGCTACTTCATGGACGTCGAGTCCGTCGCCCCCGGTGACAGCATTCTCCACGCAGCGCCTCTGTCGCATGGGTCCGGGCTTTACGTGCTCCCCCACGTCTCCGCCGCGGCTCTGCAGATCATTCCGGAAAGCGGCGGGTTCGACGCGGACGAGATCTGCGACCTCCTGGGCACACACCGCAGCGTGTCCTTCTTCGCCGCACCGACGATGGTCAAGCGGCTCACCCAGAAGGTCCGGGAACGGCGCGCGGACACTACCGAGTTGCGCAACATCATCTACGGCGGGGGCCCCATGTACCTGGCCGATCTGCGTGACGCGCTGGACGTGTTCGGTAACCGGCTGGTCGAGATCTATGGTCAGGGCGAGACGCCCATGACGATCACCGCGAAGTCACGGGCACTCCACGCCCGCTGCAACACGCCCGAGCATGCACATCAGCTTGCATCCGTCGGCATGCCCAATGCCGTGGTGGACGTGCGCGTCGTCGGCGACGACGGCGCGACACTACCGGCCAACGAGGTCGGCGAGATCATCGTGCGCGGCGATACGGTAATGAGCGGCTACTGGCAGAACCCCGAGGCCACACGGGAGGCCGTCGTCGATGGCTGGCTGTACACGGGTGACCGCGGGTGCATGGACGAATACGGCCTGCTGTATCTGAAGGACCGCTCCAAGGACGTCATCATCAGCGGCGGCACCAACATCTACACCAAGGAAGTCGAAGACGTGCTGCTGACCCACCCCGGCGTATTCGAAGTCTCCGTGGTCGGCCGCCCGGATCCGGAGTGGGGCGAGGTGGTGGTGGCCTTCGTGGTCGCCACCGACGGCGGAGACGTCACACCCGAGGAACTCGATCAACTCTGCCTGGAGAAGATCGCGCGCTTCAAGCGCCCCAAGGAGTATTTCTTCGTGGACGACCTTCCGAAGAACGCCTACGGGAAGATCGTCAAGAACACCCTGCGCGAACGGCTGCGGCCCGGGACCGACTAACCCGGGCGGCGCGCACCAAATCAGGAGGTCACCGTGGACCACTACATGATCGGCTGGGGACATACCCGCTTCGGAAAACATACCGACAGCGACATCGAGTCACTGATTGTCCAGGCTGCACGCGAGGCGCTGGAGGATGCCGGTGTTGACGCGGCCGAGATCGATGCCATCTACCTCGGCCACTTCAACAGCGGGATGAGCCCTCAGGACTTCTGCGCGCCGTTGGTGCTGCAGGTGGACGAGCGGCTGCGCTTCAAGCCGGCTACCCGGGTCGAGAACGCCTGTGCCAGCGGTTCCGCCGCCCTGCACCAGGGGCTGAACCACCTCGCCAGTGGCGCCGCCCGCCGCGTTCTGGTCGTGGGCGTCGAGAAGATGACCGATGCCGGGGCGGCCCAGGTTGCAGACAGCCTGCTCGGCGCCAGTTACCGCCGCAGCGACCTGGTGGAGACCAGCCTGGGCTTCGCCGGGGTCTTCGCACGCATCGCCCGGGCCTACTTTGACGCCTACGGTGATCACAGTGACGTGCTGGCAAGGATCGCCGCCAAGAACCACCACAACGGCGCGCGCAACCCCTACGCCCACCTTCAGAACGACTTCGGGTTCGATTTCTGCAACACGGAGTCCGCCAGGAACCCGGTGGTGGCCGCTCCCCTGCGTCGCACGGATTGCTCGCCGGTCTCCGACGGCGCGGCGGCCGTGGTGCTTTCCGACGCATCGGGCCTGGCCAGTGCCCGGCGGGCGGTGGGTTTCCGGTCCCGCGTACAGGCCACGGAGTTCATGCCCATGGCCCGGCGCGATCTCACCGAACTGGAAGGCGCGGCCCATGCCTGGCGTCAGGCCATGCAGCAGGCTGGTGTTGGCCTGGACGACCTGTCATTCGCCGAGGTCCATGACTGTTTCACCATCGCGGAGCTGATGATCTACGAGGCTATCGGCCTCACGCCGAAGGGCCAGGGCCGCCGCGCCATCGAGGAAGGCTGGGTGACGGCGGATGGGCGATTGCCCGTCAACCCGTCCGGCGGGCTGAAAGCCAA
The Aquisalimonas asiatica genome window above contains:
- a CDS encoding AMP-binding protein yields the protein MNLASLLERAGRTFPTQPAIAHGERILHDYGSFSRRCAALAGALRSQAELVQGDRIALFMKNSPEYLEILFAAWHAGITVVPVNAKLSGGELKYILGHSGARICFTTPGLAETVHHIADDVATLEHVIDTGTATFADWFNTVPVPVADLASDDAAWLFYTSGTTGTPKGAMLTHRNLITMNYGYFMDVESVAPGDSILHAAPLSHGSGLYVLPHVSAAALQIIPESGGFDADEICDLLGTHRSVSFFAAPTMVKRLTQKVRERRADTTELRNIIYGGGPMYLADLRDALDVFGNRLVEIYGQGETPMTITAKSRALHARCNTPEHAHQLASVGMPNAVVDVRVVGDDGATLPANEVGEIIVRGDTVMSGYWQNPEATREAVVDGWLYTGDRGCMDEYGLLYLKDRSKDVIISGGTNIYTKEVEDVLLTHPGVFEVSVVGRPDPEWGEVVVAFVVATDGGDVTPEELDQLCLEKIARFKRPKEYFFVDDLPKNAYGKIVKNTLRERLRPGTD
- a CDS encoding acetyl-CoA acetyltransferase, whose protein sequence is MDHYMIGWGHTRFGKHTDSDIESLIVQAAREALEDAGVDAAEIDAIYLGHFNSGMSPQDFCAPLVLQVDERLRFKPATRVENACASGSAALHQGLNHLASGAARRVLVVGVEKMTDAGAAQVADSLLGASYRRSDLVETSLGFAGVFARIARAYFDAYGDHSDVLARIAAKNHHNGARNPYAHLQNDFGFDFCNTESARNPVVAAPLRRTDCSPVSDGAAAVVLSDASGLASARRAVGFRSRVQATEFMPMARRDLTELEGAAHAWRQAMQQAGVGLDDLSFAEVHDCFTIAELMIYEAIGLTPKGQGRRAIEEGWVTADGRLPVNPSGGLKAKGHPVGATGVSMHVMAAKQLTGEAGDMQVASPQLGAVFNMGGVAVANYASVLERAR